A region of Methanocorpusculum labreanum Z DNA encodes the following proteins:
- a CDS encoding TrmB family transcriptional regulator, producing MVEDDVIKAIQDRLVACGMREYSAKVYTTLFSVGIAKATELHELTGIPRGRIYETLDDLSQQGFVTEFGTNPVYYRADDAERTYLRVLSLELQRLDKLRACLLDIQNLHRPYEVSGITEFHTPKSISTQVELKLKRIKSELLVVCNDKDTLHKYAGIIAETAKRLPVYLVVLNDEIAQAAPIKCYMTNDTLQRNLMQVSFFTGKETLPFLIYFYCDRSSTMGILRSNNEEFAFSTESDVYAEFVVKNFLKTIKPVK from the coding sequence TTGGTAGAAGATGATGTTATAAAAGCGATTCAGGATCGATTAGTTGCCTGCGGAATGCGGGAGTATTCTGCTAAGGTATATACAACACTATTTTCCGTCGGTATTGCGAAAGCAACCGAACTCCATGAATTAACTGGTATCCCCCGGGGACGTATTTATGAAACTCTTGATGATCTGAGTCAGCAGGGATTTGTTACCGAATTTGGTACAAATCCAGTTTACTACCGGGCCGATGATGCTGAACGCACCTATCTGCGTGTCTTAAGTCTTGAGCTGCAGAGACTTGACAAACTTCGGGCATGCCTCCTTGATATACAGAATCTTCACCGTCCCTACGAAGTCTCAGGCATAACCGAGTTCCATACACCAAAATCTATTTCTACGCAAGTGGAACTGAAACTCAAACGAATAAAGTCTGAACTGCTTGTGGTCTGTAATGATAAAGACACACTGCATAAATATGCGGGCATCATTGCAGAGACCGCAAAACGCCTCCCGGTATATCTGGTTGTGCTGAATGATGAAATAGCACAAGCAGCTCCAATCAAATGCTACATGACGAATGATACTCTGCAGAGAAATCTCATGCAGGTCTCTTTTTTTACCGGAAAAGAAACGCTTCCGTTTTTGATCTACTTCTATTGCGACCGAAGTTCAACGATGGGCATCTTAAGGTCGAATAACGAGGAGTTTGCTTTCTCGACCGAGTCGGATGTCTACGCAGAGTTCGTCGTCAAAAATTTTCTCAAGACGATTAAACCCGTTAAGTGA
- a CDS encoding putative quinol monooxygenase, whose protein sequence is MITIIAKCTAKKEFVDDLLELALELVQFSRKEEGNVSYDFYQDITFPEKFTFIECWKDSAAIDSHNATPHFNHFVEKTGRIFAGPLDVALFRKLT, encoded by the coding sequence ATGATAACAATTATCGCGAAATGTACCGCTAAAAAAGAATTTGTCGATGATTTATTGGAATTAGCGTTGGAATTGGTTCAATTCAGCAGAAAAGAGGAAGGAAATGTATCGTATGATTTTTATCAGGATATAACGTTCCCGGAGAAATTTACGTTTATCGAATGCTGGAAGGATTCGGCAGCAATCGACTCACACAATGCAACGCCGCATTTCAATCATTTTGTGGAGAAGACTGGTCGGATCTTCGCCGGACCCCTGGATGTAGCTCTTTTCAGAAAGCTGACGTAA
- a CDS encoding NAD(P)-dependent alcohol dehydrogenase, whose product MKKTIKGLAMKRIGEIGWVEKEAPKCGPLDAIVAPLAVAPCSSDVHTVWEGALGERHDMILGHEAVGEVVEVGSMVKDFKPGDRVIVPAITPDWLSIEAQDGFAQHSGGMLSGWKFSNFKDGVFGELFHVNEADANLAILPDSIPVAEASMIADMVPTGFQAAELADVKLGDTVCCIGIGPVGLMAVAGANHMGASHILAVGSRKDCANAARGYGATDIINYKNGDIVEQVLDKTDGKGVDKVCIAGGDVNTMQEAIKMVKPGGIIGNVNYLGKGEFVTIPRIEWGCGMSNKFIHCGLMTGGRLRMEKLASLVEVGKLDLSPLLTHRFKGFDKIEEALLLMKDKPSDLIKPVVTIKE is encoded by the coding sequence ATGAAAAAAACAATAAAAGGACTTGCAATGAAGCGGATCGGAGAGATCGGCTGGGTTGAGAAAGAAGCTCCAAAGTGCGGACCGCTTGACGCAATCGTTGCGCCGCTCGCAGTTGCACCGTGCAGCTCGGATGTTCACACCGTCTGGGAAGGGGCTCTTGGAGAGCGCCACGACATGATTCTCGGCCACGAGGCTGTTGGAGAAGTCGTGGAAGTTGGATCCATGGTAAAAGACTTCAAGCCAGGTGACCGTGTAATTGTTCCGGCAATCACCCCTGACTGGCTGTCCATTGAAGCACAGGACGGTTTTGCCCAGCACTCCGGAGGAATGCTTTCCGGGTGGAAGTTTTCCAACTTTAAAGACGGTGTTTTCGGTGAACTTTTCCATGTAAACGAAGCTGATGCAAATCTTGCAATTCTTCCGGACTCTATCCCGGTAGCCGAAGCATCAATGATTGCAGACATGGTCCCGACCGGATTCCAGGCAGCAGAACTTGCCGATGTGAAGCTCGGCGACACCGTCTGCTGTATTGGTATCGGCCCGGTCGGGCTGATGGCAGTTGCCGGAGCAAATCACATGGGAGCATCCCACATCCTTGCGGTCGGCAGCAGAAAAGACTGCGCAAATGCAGCACGCGGATATGGAGCGACCGACATCATCAACTACAAGAACGGTGACATTGTCGAGCAGGTTCTGGACAAGACCGATGGCAAAGGTGTAGACAAAGTCTGTATCGCCGGTGGAGATGTCAACACCATGCAGGAAGCAATCAAGATGGTCAAGCCCGGAGGAATCATCGGAAACGTCAACTACCTTGGTAAAGGCGAATTCGTCACGATTCCGCGTATCGAGTGGGGTTGCGGTATGAGCAACAAGTTTATCCACTGCGGATTAATGACCGGAGGCAGGCTGCGGATGGAGAAGCTCGCCAGCCTCGTTGAAGTAGGCAAACTTGACCTTTCACCATTACTCACCCACAGATTCAAGGGCTTTGACAAGATTGAAGAAGCACTTCTCTTGATGAAAGACAAACCAAGTGACCTTATCAAACCGGTTGTCACCATCAAAGAGTAA
- the npdG gene encoding NADPH-dependent F420 reductase: protein MKVGIIGGTGNIGEGLARRICIGGKFDVAIGSRDPSKAIVAADGVTCCLNDRCCTGGVCNGGTNASVCDADIIILSVPFDKIESTIDAIGKETFENKIVVSLINPMLRFPKEKYFLPDRPAEGSAALAVKKMLPSSAKLCTGFNNVASGKWMELDEELDYSVCVCGDDKEAKKVVMDLVSSVSKLKPLDAGPLAVSGVIESITPLVITLAMNNGLKDVGVYFK, encoded by the coding sequence ATGAAAGTTGGAATAATTGGAGGGACTGGGAATATCGGTGAAGGTCTCGCACGTCGAATTTGTATCGGTGGTAAATTCGACGTAGCAATTGGATCTCGTGACCCGTCAAAAGCGATCGTTGCTGCAGACGGAGTTACCTGCTGCCTTAACGACCGCTGTTGTACCGGCGGGGTCTGCAATGGTGGGACGAATGCAAGTGTTTGTGATGCTGATATCATTATTCTCTCAGTTCCGTTCGACAAAATCGAATCGACTATTGATGCAATCGGCAAGGAAACATTTGAAAACAAGATCGTTGTTTCACTCATCAACCCGATGCTTCGGTTCCCGAAAGAAAAATACTTCCTGCCGGACCGCCCGGCGGAAGGATCCGCAGCCCTTGCAGTAAAGAAAATGCTGCCTTCGTCTGCAAAACTCTGTACAGGGTTCAACAATGTTGCATCAGGAAAGTGGATGGAACTTGATGAAGAACTTGATTACAGTGTTTGTGTATGCGGAGATGACAAGGAAGCAAAGAAGGTCGTCATGGACCTGGTATCCAGCGTCTCGAAACTCAAGCCGCTTGATGCGGGACCACTGGCAGTTTCAGGGGTAATTGAAAGTATTACGCCGCTTGTAATTACTCTTGCAATGAACAATGGTCTTAAGGACGTAGGGGTCTACTTCAAATAA
- the nadX gene encoding aspartate dehydrogenase: MKVGVIGCGNVGSILAERQKSFKIVAAYDSIPERVAAFSDKYGAKPFSDIDAFLQEPLDIVVEVASINAVKDLAEKVLLAGRDLILLSVGALADDAFRKELLTTAKQLHRRIHIPSGAIMGLDNVRVGKISRVDKLFLKTTKPSRSLNSNESVFKCLFAGKARDCVALYPKNTNVAISLSLACGREADVELWVDPKAEQNMHEIFFEGEFGDAYIRIRNLPAPENPATSYLAALSVLSLLESLDSPLVIGA; this comes from the coding sequence ATGAAAGTTGGGGTTATCGGCTGTGGTAATGTCGGATCAATATTAGCCGAACGGCAAAAATCATTCAAAATCGTCGCCGCCTACGATTCTATTCCCGAGCGGGTCGCTGCATTTTCTGACAAATACGGGGCGAAACCGTTTTCCGATATCGATGCATTTTTGCAGGAGCCGCTTGATATCGTTGTGGAAGTTGCTTCGATCAATGCCGTAAAAGACCTTGCAGAGAAAGTTTTGCTTGCCGGCAGGGATCTCATCCTTCTCAGCGTTGGAGCTCTTGCAGATGACGCGTTTCGAAAAGAGCTGCTGACTACCGCAAAACAACTTCATAGAAGGATTCATATTCCATCCGGAGCCATTATGGGTCTGGATAATGTCCGTGTCGGGAAAATCTCCCGGGTCGATAAGCTTTTTTTGAAAACGACAAAACCTTCCCGTTCTCTTAACTCAAATGAATCCGTCTTCAAATGTCTTTTCGCCGGAAAAGCCCGTGACTGCGTAGCGTTGTATCCGAAAAATACGAATGTTGCCATCTCTCTCTCGCTTGCATGCGGAAGAGAGGCCGATGTCGAGTTGTGGGTCGATCCGAAAGCGGAACAGAATATGCATGAGATCTTTTTCGAAGGGGAGTTTGGAGATGCGTATATTCGGATACGCAATCTTCCGGCTCCGGAAAATCCGGCAACCAGCTATCTTGCTGCATTGTCCGTATTGAGTCTTCTGGAATCTCTGGACAGCCCACTGGTAATCGGTGCATGA
- a CDS encoding nicotinamide-nucleotide adenylyltransferase, translating to MIRGLYVGRFQPYHNGHKAFIQKIAEEVDELVIGIGSAQMSHTVRHPFTAGERILMISRDLIHLDIPIYIIPLEDVKRNSLWVSHVISMCPPVTQIYTSNPLISQLFLEAGRHVVCPSGLCPHKVLSSEEWCSLVKAGDNWASYVPSDTVRVIEDVGGVERIRLITQTDESVVSGNMQPQTISSFSGCEPNGIPSTDRS from the coding sequence ATGATACGCGGACTTTATGTGGGAAGGTTTCAGCCTTATCATAACGGGCATAAAGCTTTCATTCAAAAAATCGCCGAAGAGGTCGATGAACTTGTCATCGGCATCGGCAGTGCGCAAATGAGTCATACCGTTCGCCATCCGTTTACAGCGGGAGAACGGATTTTAATGATCTCGAGGGACCTAATACATCTTGATATTCCAATATATATCATCCCTCTTGAGGATGTTAAGCGGAATTCATTGTGGGTTTCGCATGTGATTTCGATGTGTCCTCCGGTAACTCAGATCTATACCTCCAATCCGCTGATATCTCAGCTGTTTCTGGAAGCAGGCAGGCATGTCGTATGTCCATCGGGACTTTGTCCCCATAAAGTGCTGTCAAGCGAAGAGTGGTGTTCTCTGGTAAAAGCAGGAGATAACTGGGCATCGTACGTCCCATCGGACACCGTGCGGGTAATCGAAGATGTCGGAGGAGTCGAGAGGATCAGACTCATTACCCAAACGGATGAATCGGTCGTATCCGGCAATATGCAGCCTCAGACCATCTCTTCTTTTTCAGGCTGTGAACCAAATGGAATTCCGTCAACAGACAGATCTTAA
- a CDS encoding DNA-methyltransferase, whose translation MTELNRIYDMDCVEGMSTLTPGMVDVIVTSPPYNIGKAYTTYDDTIPRNTYLKWMRTVAEESYRVLSDHGSFYLNIGGSLKDPWIPIDVAQAFREQGFVLQNMIHWIKSIALPDEGVAAGHYKPINSKRYHNDCHEFIFHFTKNGTVQIDRLATGVPYQDKSNVNRWGGEKRDLRDRGNTWFIPYETIRESRPHPATFPIQLPVMCIKDHGLDKCRLVMDPFMGIGNTAIAAIRLGVPFIGFEIDEGYRKVANERVSAELRRESNNQEDCI comes from the coding sequence ATGACTGAACTCAACAGGATTTACGACATGGACTGTGTCGAGGGAATGAGTACGTTAACGCCCGGCATGGTCGATGTGATCGTGACCTCGCCGCCATACAACATCGGGAAAGCCTATACGACCTACGACGATACGATCCCGCGTAATACCTATCTGAAATGGATGAGGACGGTTGCCGAAGAGTCATACCGCGTTCTTTCGGATCACGGTTCCTTCTATCTGAACATCGGCGGGAGCCTGAAAGACCCGTGGATCCCTATCGATGTGGCGCAGGCGTTTCGGGAACAGGGATTTGTTCTTCAGAATATGATCCACTGGATCAAATCCATCGCACTTCCAGATGAAGGAGTGGCAGCCGGACATTACAAACCGATAAACAGTAAACGATATCATAACGACTGTCATGAATTCATCTTTCATTTCACGAAAAACGGCACGGTGCAGATCGACAGGCTCGCAACCGGCGTGCCGTATCAGGATAAGAGCAATGTGAACCGCTGGGGAGGGGAAAAACGCGATCTCAGAGACCGGGGAAACACCTGGTTCATCCCGTACGAAACGATCCGGGAAAGCCGGCCGCATCCGGCGACGTTTCCCATTCAGCTTCCCGTGATGTGCATAAAAGATCACGGATTAGATAAATGCCGGCTGGTGATGGATCCATTTATGGGGATTGGAAACACGGCGATTGCCGCGATCCGCCTTGGCGTCCCGTTTATCGGTTTCGAGATCGATGAGGGCTATAGAAAGGTCGCTAACGAACGAGTTTCAGCAGAACTTCGCAGGGAATCGAATAATCAGGAAGATTGCATTTGA
- a CDS encoding FKBP-type peptidyl-prolyl cis-trans isomerase, translating into MSVVKSGDTLQLHFVSKRPDGEIFENTRTQEPVTVIIGNKQINPAFEEALIGKNEGDTVTVVLPPEKAYGKYLKRLVLSIKRKKLKLEHAPSPGDIITVEVFDRPCRVTVVDVTDTKITVDANHPLAGETLTYEITIVKIVKHD; encoded by the coding sequence ATGTCTGTCGTAAAATCCGGTGATACGCTGCAGCTCCACTTCGTCAGCAAACGTCCGGACGGAGAGATATTCGAGAATACCCGCACACAGGAACCGGTAACCGTTATTATCGGAAATAAACAGATAAATCCGGCATTTGAGGAGGCGTTGATCGGAAAAAACGAAGGGGACACGGTGACTGTTGTTCTTCCTCCGGAAAAAGCATACGGGAAATATCTGAAGCGTCTGGTTCTTTCGATAAAACGAAAAAAACTCAAACTCGAACATGCACCCAGTCCCGGCGATATCATCACGGTAGAAGTATTCGACCGGCCATGCAGGGTCACCGTGGTTGACGTTACGGATACGAAGATCACCGTGGATGCAAACCACCCGCTTGCAGGGGAAACCCTGACATACGAAATCACCATAGTCAAGATCGTGAAACATGACTGA